In Halorhabdus tiamatea SARL4B, a genomic segment contains:
- the trpB gene encoding tryptophan synthase subunit beta gives MTTNETNGRFGGYGGQYVPEALMPAIEELRDAYERYVLENEDGFMDELRAHLADFGGRPTPLQRADQLSERYDAEVYLKREDLLHGGAHKLNNALGQVLLAKYMGKERIIAETGAGQHGTATAMAAAHLDMPAEIFMGETDIARQRPNVFRMELNGATVTPVTTGRGTLKEAISETMRDWAENVEDTHYVIGSIVGPDPFPRMVRDFQSVIGDETHEQILAKTGDTPDSIVACAGGGSNTMGAFHEFRDKEDVDLIAVEAGGSSLEVDEEAGVAPNSATLSTGEEGVLHGARTKLLQDEDGQIMESHSVSAGLDYSGVGPELAYLVDEGRVEAVNVDDETALEAFHRVSRLEGVIPALETAHAFGYLEENPDAVGDITIVNVSGRGDKDLESVVAETEERDLDVEPASSVFQEAGE, from the coding sequence ATGACCACGAACGAGACTAACGGCAGATTCGGCGGGTACGGGGGCCAGTACGTCCCCGAAGCACTGATGCCCGCCATCGAGGAGCTTCGAGACGCCTACGAACGCTACGTCCTCGAGAACGAGGACGGGTTCATGGACGAACTCCGTGCGCACCTCGCGGACTTCGGCGGTCGGCCTACGCCGTTACAGCGGGCCGACCAGTTGAGCGAGCGTTACGACGCCGAGGTCTACCTCAAACGCGAGGACTTGCTCCACGGCGGGGCACACAAACTCAACAACGCCCTCGGGCAGGTCCTGCTCGCGAAGTACATGGGCAAGGAGCGAATCATCGCCGAGACGGGGGCCGGCCAGCACGGGACGGCGACCGCGATGGCCGCCGCCCACCTCGACATGCCCGCCGAGATCTTCATGGGCGAAACCGACATCGCCCGCCAGCGCCCCAACGTCTTCCGGATGGAACTCAACGGCGCGACGGTCACGCCGGTGACGACCGGCCGCGGTACCCTGAAGGAGGCCATCAGCGAGACGATGCGCGACTGGGCCGAAAACGTCGAGGACACCCACTACGTCATCGGCTCGATCGTCGGCCCGGACCCGTTCCCGCGAATGGTCCGGGACTTCCAGTCGGTCATCGGCGACGAGACCCACGAGCAGATCCTCGCGAAAACCGGCGACACCCCCGATTCGATCGTCGCGTGTGCCGGCGGCGGCTCGAACACGATGGGTGCCTTCCACGAATTCAGAGACAAGGAGGACGTGGACCTGATCGCCGTCGAGGCCGGCGGATCCTCGCTCGAAGTCGACGAAGAGGCGGGCGTCGCACCCAACTCCGCCACCCTGTCGACAGGCGAGGAGGGCGTCCTCCACGGCGCGCGGACGAAACTCCTCCAGGACGAGGACGGCCAGATCATGGAGTCCCACAGCGTTTCGGCGGGCCTGGACTACTCGGGCGTCGGCCCGGAACTCGCCTATCTCGTCGACGAGGGACGCGTCGAGGCGGTCAACGTCGACGACGAGACCGCCCTCGAAGCCTTCCACCGCGTCTCGCGACTCGAAGGTGTCATTCCCGCGCTGGAGACCGCCCACGCCTTCGGCTATCTCGAAGAGAATCCCGACGCTGTCGGCGACATTACCATCGTCAACGTCTCGGGGCGCGGTGACAAAGACCTAGAGAGCGTCGTCGCAGAGACCGAAGAGCGCGATCTCGACGTCGAGCCTGCGTCGAGCGTCTTCCAGGAGGCCGGAGAATGA
- a CDS encoding ArsR/SmtB family transcription factor: MSRLLPGRPDVSPDDREPSMLALDDERADEVFDALGSETARTILQSLHADPRPASELTEDVGTTLQNVQYHLTKLEAADLVTVVDTWYGQNGAEMDVYAPTDEALVLFAGGDPESSLRALLERLVGVIAALAVGALAIVVLFDRFGLDQSRLVTSTGVNASEYQSAVEPVAPDPIVLVAVFLAGGLIVLSVLWVVDRIQSA, translated from the coding sequence GTGAGTCGCCTGCTCCCCGGGCGGCCGGACGTCTCGCCCGACGACCGCGAGCCGTCGATGCTCGCCCTGGACGACGAGCGCGCCGACGAGGTGTTCGACGCCCTGGGCTCGGAGACGGCCCGGACCATCCTCCAGTCCTTACACGCCGACCCCCGGCCGGCCTCGGAACTCACCGAAGACGTCGGGACCACGCTCCAGAACGTCCAGTACCACCTCACGAAACTCGAAGCCGCCGACCTCGTGACGGTCGTCGACACCTGGTACGGACAAAACGGTGCGGAGATGGACGTCTACGCGCCGACCGACGAGGCGTTGGTGCTATTCGCCGGCGGGGACCCCGAATCGTCGCTGCGAGCGCTACTGGAACGGCTCGTCGGCGTGATCGCTGCACTCGCCGTCGGCGCGCTCGCGATCGTCGTCCTTTTCGATCGATTCGGGCTGGATCAGTCCCGTCTGGTGACCTCGACTGGCGTGAACGCCAGCGAGTATCAGAGCGCCGTCGAGCCGGTCGCGCCGGATCCGATCGTGCTCGTGGCAGTTTTCCTCGCCGGCGGGCTGATCGTGCTTTCGGTGCTATGGGTCGTCGATCGGATCCAGTCCGCGTAG
- the trpA gene encoding tryptophan synthase subunit alpha, translating into MTANTEIGGVFESGDPAFIPYLVAGDPNYEASLEYVEALERGGADVIELGLPFSEPIAEGPTIQNAIVRSLSAGITPDRFFAFVEELDVEIPLVCMTYYNLIYQYGSEAGPQAFVERAAAAGISGLVVPDLPAEEADPLRDACDEFGLDLVFIVAPTTRGDRLETIMEQVSGYVYVQARLGTTGARSDVSDQTDESLARLREWDVPKAVGFGIKTGEHAERIVSAGADGIIVGSALVDIVAEGAESGEPVETIAERLEAKAQELKDGALRGVPTAESND; encoded by the coding sequence ATGACCGCAAACACCGAGATCGGGGGTGTCTTCGAATCTGGCGATCCGGCGTTCATCCCGTATCTGGTCGCCGGCGACCCGAACTACGAGGCCTCCCTGGAATACGTCGAGGCCTTAGAACGCGGCGGAGCCGACGTCATCGAACTCGGGCTTCCCTTCTCGGAACCGATCGCCGAGGGACCGACGATCCAGAACGCGATCGTCCGGTCGCTTTCGGCGGGGATAACGCCCGACCGGTTCTTCGCGTTCGTCGAGGAGCTGGACGTCGAGATTCCGCTGGTCTGTATGACCTACTACAATCTGATCTACCAGTACGGTAGTGAGGCAGGCCCCCAAGCGTTCGTCGAGCGCGCCGCGGCGGCGGGCATCTCGGGACTGGTCGTCCCGGACCTCCCGGCCGAGGAGGCCGACCCGCTCCGGGACGCCTGCGACGAGTTCGGGCTGGATCTGGTCTTCATCGTCGCGCCGACGACGCGCGGCGACCGCCTCGAAACCATCATGGAGCAGGTCTCGGGGTACGTCTACGTCCAGGCCCGCCTCGGGACGACGGGCGCTCGGAGTGACGTCAGCGATCAGACCGACGAGAGCCTCGCGCGCCTGCGGGAGTGGGACGTCCCCAAGGCCGTCGGCTTCGGCATCAAGACCGGCGAGCACGCCGAGCGGATCGTCTCGGCGGGCGCGGACGGCATCATCGTCGGGAGCGCGCTGGTCGACATCGTCGCCGAAGGGGCCGAGAGCGGCGAACCGGTCGAGACCATCGCCGAGCGACTCGAAGCGAAGGCCCAGGAACTCAAAGACGGGGCACTCCGGGGGGTGCCCACGGCGGAATCAAACGATTAA
- a CDS encoding CopG family ribbon-helix-helix protein — protein MPKVSISLPDRIENDIERLVEQGEFVNRDQAVEELLTMGVSAYDTGEDEPEVAAEDDFFSQTVEDQQDPALQDDDPDDGYTF, from the coding sequence ATGCCGAAGGTTTCGATCTCACTGCCCGATCGGATCGAGAACGACATCGAGCGACTCGTCGAACAGGGCGAGTTTGTCAACCGCGACCAGGCCGTCGAGGAACTCCTGACGATGGGCGTCTCCGCGTACGACACCGGCGAGGACGAACCGGAAGTCGCCGCCGAAGACGACTTCTTCTCCCAGACAGTCGAAGACCAGCAGGACCCCGCACTCCAGGACGACGACCCCGACGACGGCTATACGTTCTGA
- a CDS encoding 2-amino-3,7-dideoxy-D-threo-hept-6-ulosonate synthase, with product MTAGKDARLTRIGTGGRYLVVPMDHGLTMGPVTGLQALESTVDAITRGGADAVLTQKGVADRVHGNLNDAGYVVHLNGSTTIGPDEEDKRKTGTVEDAVRAGADAVSFHINVGSEYEPDQLTQLAEVTGEADRLGMPVLAMAYARGRGIDESDPEALAHAVRLAEEVGADVIKTAYSGDADSFERVAAASAKPVVIAGGSKGTDEETLEMVRGAMDAGAAGISMGRSIFQHEDPEAITTAVSAVVHDDASVETALEAAGLGEDA from the coding sequence ATGACTGCCGGGAAAGACGCACGCCTGACACGTATTGGTACAGGGGGCCGATACCTCGTCGTTCCGATGGACCACGGCCTGACGATGGGGCCAGTCACGGGACTCCAAGCCCTCGAATCGACCGTCGACGCGATCACGCGCGGCGGCGCGGACGCCGTCCTGACCCAGAAAGGCGTCGCCGATCGCGTCCACGGCAACCTCAACGACGCGGGCTACGTCGTCCACCTCAACGGCTCGACGACGATCGGTCCCGACGAAGAGGACAAGCGCAAGACCGGCACCGTCGAGGACGCCGTCCGGGCCGGAGCCGACGCCGTCTCCTTTCACATCAACGTCGGCAGCGAGTACGAGCCCGACCAGCTCACCCAGCTCGCCGAGGTCACGGGCGAGGCCGACCGCCTCGGGATGCCCGTCCTCGCGATGGCCTACGCCCGCGGCCGGGGCATCGACGAGTCCGACCCCGAGGCACTGGCTCACGCTGTCCGGCTCGCCGAGGAGGTCGGCGCGGACGTGATCAAGACGGCCTACAGCGGCGACGCCGACTCCTTCGAGCGCGTCGCGGCCGCCTCGGCCAAACCCGTCGTCATCGCCGGGGGATCGAAGGGGACGGACGAGGAAACCCTGGAGATGGTCCGCGGCGCGATGGACGCAGGCGCGGCCGGAATCTCGATGGGACGGTCTATTTTCCAGCACGAGGATCCAGAAGCGATCACCACCGCCGTCTCCGCGGTCGTTCACGACGACGCGTCCGTCGAAACGGCACTCGAGGCGGCCGGACTTGGCGAGGACGCCTGA
- the pepF gene encoding oligoendopeptidase F, translating to MSTVPERSEIDEEYKWDLASLYADTDEWESAFEEAEELTEVVASYEGQATEDAETLLSVLEDYENLMRTVSNVVSYARMRQDEDTRDDDAKALFARAQSLSADASSAASFLDPEIQDLDRDEVEAMIEAEPELEEYDHYFDDVLRMKPHTRSTEVESLLADLSEVTGAAGDVYDMLTNADMSFPTVEEPDSEARSASDRSSGDDEESRDGEAVEISLNNFTTLQKRQDRQFRQDVYEAFYDEWAEVRNAVGSAYKNAVKTDSKIAQARNYETAREAALDGPNVPTDVYDTLVETVRENLDPLHRHAELKREHTDGDELAMWDLYVPLTETESPEIDYEQASEYVVDAVAPLGEDYQNRVAEGLDSRWVDVYETRGKQSGAYSGGTYDSQPYILMNYQDDVESMYTLAHELGHSLHSEYTSEVQPYVYSGYEIFVAEVASTVNEALLTRHLLDTVEDEQLRRHVLDTYLERFRSTLYRQTMFAEFEHRAHEMSEAGEPLTPDRLDGLYRELKGDYYAPGEIDDRIAREWMRIPHFYRAFYVYQYATGISAAVAIAQSIEEEGDPAAERYRTFLESGSSEYPIELLQTAGVDMASAGPIEDAIAEYDDALDQMADLL from the coding sequence GTGAGTACCGTACCCGAGCGAAGCGAGATCGACGAGGAGTACAAGTGGGATCTGGCGTCGCTGTATGCCGATACCGACGAGTGGGAGAGTGCCTTCGAGGAGGCCGAAGAACTGACCGAGGTCGTCGCGAGTTACGAGGGGCAGGCGACCGAGGACGCCGAGACGCTGCTGTCGGTGCTTGAAGACTATGAAAATCTGATGCGGACCGTCTCGAACGTCGTCTCCTACGCCCGGATGCGACAGGACGAGGACACCCGCGACGACGACGCGAAGGCGCTCTTTGCCCGCGCGCAGTCGCTGTCCGCTGACGCCAGCAGCGCCGCGAGTTTCCTCGACCCCGAGATCCAGGACCTCGACCGCGACGAGGTCGAGGCGATGATCGAGGCCGAACCCGAACTCGAGGAATACGACCACTACTTCGACGACGTGTTGCGGATGAAACCCCACACCCGCTCGACGGAAGTCGAGTCCCTCCTGGCGGATCTGAGCGAGGTCACCGGCGCGGCCGGGGATGTCTACGACATGTTGACGAACGCCGACATGTCGTTCCCGACGGTGGAAGAGCCGGACAGCGAGGCGCGAAGCGCCTCGGACAGGTCGAGCGGCGACGACGAGGAGTCGCGAGACGGCGAGGCCGTCGAGATTTCCCTCAACAACTTCACTACCCTTCAGAAGCGCCAGGACCGACAGTTCCGCCAGGACGTCTACGAGGCCTTCTACGACGAGTGGGCCGAGGTACGAAACGCCGTCGGATCGGCCTACAAGAACGCGGTCAAGACTGACTCGAAGATCGCTCAAGCGCGCAATTACGAGACGGCACGCGAGGCCGCCCTCGACGGCCCGAACGTCCCGACCGACGTCTACGACACGCTGGTCGAGACTGTCCGTGAGAACCTCGACCCGCTCCACCGCCACGCCGAACTCAAGCGCGAGCACACCGACGGCGACGAGCTGGCGATGTGGGATCTGTACGTCCCGCTGACCGAGACCGAGAGCCCCGAGATCGACTACGAGCAGGCCAGCGAGTACGTCGTCGACGCCGTCGCGCCCCTGGGCGAAGACTACCAGAACCGGGTCGCCGAGGGACTCGACTCGCGATGGGTCGACGTCTACGAGACCCGCGGCAAGCAATCGGGGGCCTACTCCGGCGGGACCTACGACTCCCAGCCGTACATTTTGATGAACTACCAGGACGACGTCGAGTCGATGTACACCCTGGCCCACGAACTCGGCCACTCGCTGCATAGCGAGTACACCAGCGAGGTCCAGCCCTACGTCTACTCGGGGTACGAGATCTTCGTCGCCGAGGTCGCCTCGACGGTCAACGAGGCGCTGCTGACCCGCCACCTCCTGGACACTGTCGAGGACGAGCAACTCCGCCGACACGTCCTCGACACCTACCTCGAACGCTTCCGGTCGACGCTGTATCGCCAGACCATGTTCGCGGAGTTCGAACACCGCGCCCACGAGATGAGCGAGGCTGGCGAACCGCTGACGCCCGATCGGCTCGATGGCCTCTACCGCGAACTCAAGGGTGACTACTACGCGCCGGGCGAGATCGACGACCGGATCGCCCGCGAGTGGATGCGCATTCCGCACTTCTATCGCGCCTTTTACGTCTACCAGTACGCGACTGGCATCTCCGCGGCCGTCGCGATCGCCCAGTCCATCGAGGAAGAGGGCGACCCGGCCGCCGAGCGCTATCGGACGTTCCTCGAAAGCGGGTCGAGCGAGTACCCGATCGAACTTCTCCAGACGGCCGGCGTCGACATGGCCAGCGCCGGGCCGATCGAGGATGCCATCGCGGAGTACGACGACGCGCTCGATCAGATGGCCGACCTGCTGTGA
- a CDS encoding ribbon-helix-helix domain-containing protein → MSSDRESVPVSLPSELVDRLDSLVNDGIFSSRSDALRYGARLVVREEQLERLHDRADSEAREDVAERLERKRVS, encoded by the coding sequence ATGAGCAGTGATCGAGAATCTGTCCCGGTGTCACTCCCGTCAGAACTCGTCGATCGGCTCGACTCACTCGTCAACGACGGGATTTTCAGTTCGCGTTCGGACGCACTCCGCTACGGGGCGCGCCTGGTCGTCCGGGAAGAACAGCTAGAGCGCCTCCACGACCGTGCGGACAGCGAGGCACGGGAAGACGTGGCCGAGCGACTGGAGCGCAAGCGTGTATCTTGA
- a CDS encoding glycoside hydrolase family 3 N-terminal domain-containing protein, with translation MDENRPTDENPPYRDPNRSTEARVENLLSRMTPAEKVGQLVGTAPTLRPGRETVSGIAEAVTEHHLGAVSPFGHGGSPWETPEECVEVANAIQREARNTTRLGIPVLFYVDADHGHGFVKGTTVFPHNLGMAATRDPELVERAASVTATEVAATGGHQNLNPVADVGREARWGRIYETFGESPHLCASMSAAAVRGYQGDDVGDADSVIATPKHFPAYSDPVRGEDGSPVDVSEYTLRRVFRPPFEAALDAGAGSIMPAYNELNGYPVHGSKEYLTGWLREELDFSGYVVSDWNGINMLHHDHRTARSMEEAVWQATTAGVDVASVGGVEHAERLLDLLESGDIAESRIDESVRRVLGAKFRLGLFEDPYVEADRVEADVGTDDHRAVAREAARESMTLLQNDDDVLPLDPDLDSIAVLGPNADDLRNQFGGWSTISEPEPPGTTIREGIERAVPAETTVRYEQGAEMTERVDVDAAREAASASEAAVVVVGETGYRHEFHRSETDRGEFPTRSELELPAAQRELLGAVRETGTPTVAVFVAGRPLAMGWTVEHVPAILFAYLPGSEGGKAVADVLFGAADPGGSLPVSIPRSSGHLPTHFDYRPHPHPIEGSPREENPRPPEHPETYDPLFPFGHGLSYAAFETSDLSVSPERVGPEGRLTATVEVENVSDREGSTALHLYGTDEFSSRVTPVRELVGFEKVRLAAGERTEVSFEVDVADLGVLDDPGERRAEPGTLGLSCAGESVEVVIEGRFDR, from the coding sequence ATGGATGAAAACCGGCCAACGGACGAAAATCCCCCCTACAGAGATCCGAATCGGTCGACCGAGGCGCGCGTCGAGAACCTCCTTTCGCGGATGACTCCGGCGGAGAAAGTCGGCCAACTCGTCGGGACGGCCCCAACGCTCCGACCGGGCCGCGAGACCGTCTCCGGGATCGCCGAGGCGGTCACCGAGCACCACCTCGGTGCAGTTTCGCCGTTCGGCCACGGCGGCTCTCCGTGGGAAACGCCCGAAGAGTGCGTCGAGGTCGCCAACGCCATCCAGCGCGAGGCTCGCAATACCACTCGGCTCGGCATTCCCGTCCTGTTCTACGTCGACGCCGATCACGGCCACGGGTTCGTGAAGGGGACTACCGTCTTCCCGCACAACCTCGGCATGGCAGCCACCCGTGATCCGGAACTCGTCGAGCGAGCGGCGAGCGTCACGGCGACCGAAGTCGCTGCGACCGGCGGCCACCAGAACCTCAACCCGGTCGCCGACGTGGGCCGGGAGGCACGCTGGGGACGGATCTACGAGACCTTCGGCGAGAGTCCGCACCTCTGCGCGTCGATGAGCGCGGCAGCCGTCCGGGGGTATCAAGGCGACGACGTCGGCGATGCCGACAGCGTCATCGCCACGCCGAAGCACTTCCCCGCCTACAGCGACCCGGTCCGGGGCGAGGACGGCTCGCCGGTCGATGTCTCCGAGTATACCCTCCGGCGGGTGTTCCGGCCGCCCTTCGAGGCCGCACTCGACGCCGGAGCCGGTTCGATCATGCCCGCATACAACGAACTCAACGGCTATCCCGTCCACGGATCGAAGGAATACCTGACGGGCTGGCTTCGCGAGGAACTCGACTTCTCGGGCTACGTCGTCTCCGACTGGAACGGCATCAACATGCTCCATCACGACCACCGGACCGCCCGCTCGATGGAGGAGGCCGTCTGGCAGGCGACGACCGCCGGCGTCGACGTCGCGAGCGTCGGCGGCGTCGAACACGCCGAGCGACTGCTCGATCTGCTCGAATCGGGCGACATCGCCGAGTCGCGGATCGACGAGAGCGTCCGGCGGGTCCTCGGCGCGAAGTTCCGGCTGGGGCTCTTTGAGGACCCCTACGTCGAGGCGGATCGGGTCGAAGCCGACGTCGGAACCGACGACCACCGCGCCGTCGCCCGCGAGGCCGCTCGCGAGTCGATGACGCTGTTGCAGAACGATGACGACGTCCTCCCGCTCGATCCGGACCTCGATTCGATCGCCGTGCTCGGTCCGAACGCCGACGACCTGCGCAACCAGTTCGGCGGCTGGAGTACCATCTCCGAGCCCGAACCGCCGGGGACGACCATCCGTGAGGGTATCGAGCGTGCCGTTCCAGCCGAAACGACGGTGCGATACGAGCAGGGGGCCGAGATGACCGAGAGGGTCGACGTCGACGCTGCGCGCGAGGCAGCGAGCGCGAGCGAGGCGGCCGTGGTCGTCGTCGGCGAGACGGGGTACCGTCACGAGTTCCACCGCAGCGAGACCGACCGCGGCGAGTTTCCGACCCGATCAGAGCTCGAACTTCCCGCGGCCCAGCGGGAGCTGCTCGGGGCGGTTCGAGAAACAGGGACGCCGACCGTCGCCGTCTTCGTCGCCGGCCGGCCGCTCGCCATGGGGTGGACTGTCGAGCACGTCCCAGCCATTCTGTTTGCCTATCTACCGGGCTCGGAAGGCGGGAAGGCAGTCGCTGACGTGCTCTTCGGCGCTGCCGACCCAGGCGGGTCGCTCCCGGTCTCGATTCCGCGCTCGAGTGGCCACCTCCCGACGCACTTCGACTACCGCCCGCACCCTCATCCAATCGAGGGCAGCCCCCGCGAGGAGAACCCGCGCCCGCCGGAACATCCCGAGACGTACGATCCGCTCTTTCCCTTCGGCCACGGCCTGAGTTACGCGGCCTTCGAGACGAGCGACCTGTCGGTGTCGCCGGAGCGGGTTGGTCCAGAGGGACGCCTTACAGCGACCGTCGAGGTGGAGAACGTCAGCGACCGCGAGGGGTCGACGGCGCTACATCTCTACGGGACCGACGAGTTCAGCTCCCGAGTAACGCCCGTCCGGGAGCTGGTGGGGTTCGAGAAGGTGCGCCTGGCAGCCGGCGAGCGGACCGAGGTGTCCTTCGAGGTCGACGTCGCAGACCTTGGCGTCTTGGACGATCCCGGCGAGCGCCGGGCGGAACCCGGCACGCTGGGGCTGTCGTGTGCTGGTGAGTCCGTCGAGGTGGTCATCGAAGGCCGGTTCGACCGGTGA
- the pan2 gene encoding proteasome-activating nucleotidase Pan2 — translation MSRSPSLPDRPTLDLDPEMSPSERLAALEEHYAKVLRVNDQLQQKIDAAREKQRSLAENVDTLERENQALKTASLYIATAEELTEDGVIVRQHGNNQEVLTELPAGLAEEVEAGDRVAINDSFNVKTTLSAETDARAQAMQIDGSPDVSYDDIGGLDEQIREVREAVEEPLLNAEQFREVGIDPPSGVLLHGPPGTGKTMLAKAVANQTDATFIKMAGSELVRKFIGEGAKLVRDLFELAAEREPAIIFIDEIDALASKRTDSKTSGDAEVQRTMMQLLSEMDGFDDRGEIRIIAATNRFDMLDRAILRPGRFDRLIEVPEPDAEGRERILEIHTREMNLADSVDLGDIAGETEGMTGAELESLTTEAGMFAIRDSRTEVTESDFQDAIEKIQEAEEDSVGTPVMFQ, via the coding sequence ATGTCCCGCAGTCCCTCGCTGCCGGATCGCCCGACGCTCGATCTCGATCCAGAGATGTCGCCGTCCGAACGACTCGCAGCGCTCGAAGAACACTACGCGAAAGTCCTTCGCGTCAACGACCAGTTGCAGCAAAAGATCGACGCTGCCCGCGAAAAACAGCGCTCGCTGGCTGAAAACGTCGACACTCTCGAACGTGAGAACCAGGCGCTGAAGACCGCCTCACTGTACATCGCGACGGCCGAAGAACTGACTGAGGACGGCGTGATCGTCAGACAGCACGGCAACAACCAGGAAGTGTTGACCGAACTGCCGGCAGGCCTCGCCGAGGAGGTCGAAGCGGGTGATCGCGTCGCGATAAACGACTCGTTCAACGTCAAGACGACGCTCTCGGCCGAGACCGACGCGCGCGCTCAGGCGATGCAGATCGACGGGAGTCCGGACGTCTCCTACGACGACATCGGCGGGCTCGACGAGCAGATCCGGGAAGTCCGCGAGGCCGTCGAGGAACCCCTGCTCAACGCCGAGCAGTTCCGCGAGGTGGGGATCGATCCGCCGAGCGGCGTCCTGTTGCACGGGCCGCCGGGGACGGGCAAGACGATGTTGGCAAAGGCCGTCGCCAACCAGACCGACGCCACGTTCATCAAGATGGCGGGCTCCGAACTCGTCCGGAAGTTCATCGGCGAGGGCGCGAAACTCGTCCGGGATCTCTTCGAACTCGCCGCCGAACGCGAGCCCGCGATCATCTTCATCGACGAGATCGACGCGCTGGCCTCGAAACGGACCGACTCGAAGACCAGCGGCGACGCCGAGGTCCAGCGGACGATGATGCAACTCCTTTCGGAGATGGACGGCTTCGACGACCGCGGCGAGATCCGGATCATCGCCGCGACCAACCGCTTCGACATGCTGGATCGGGCCATCTTGCGCCCGGGTCGTTTCGACCGCCTCATCGAAGTTCCCGAACCCGACGCCGAGGGCCGGGAACGCATTCTGGAGATCCACACTCGCGAGATGAACCTCGCTGACTCGGTCGATCTCGGCGATATCGCCGGCGAGACCGAGGGCATGACCGGCGCGGAACTCGAGAGCCTCACGACCGAGGCCGGGATGTTCGCGATCCGGGACAGCCGGACAGAAGTCACCGAGTCTGACTTCCAAGACGCTATCGAAAAGATCCAGGAAGCCGAGGAGGACAGCGTCGGCACGCCCGTGATGTTCCAGTAG
- the trpC gene encoding indole-3-glycerol phosphate synthase, producing the protein MDSNEEIAPDVRSILSAARDRGGASGTVDVTARSLSAAFDRAERDGRVPTITEVKPTSPTTAGRHDGDPVELATAMVEHGAAALSVLTEPEHFGGSPETLCRVREAVDVPVLRKDFILYEEQLDVVEADLVLLIVRFLEEAGTDDLDDLIDAARDRGFQVLVEAHSRAEVEAAVEAGAEFVGVNNRDLAKLDVDLETFESVAPAVGDDVTLIAESGIETPADVRRMRAAGADGLLIGSAIMDGDVAANTQALTTPTETHNQ; encoded by the coding sequence ATGGACTCCAATGAGGAAATAGCACCTGACGTGCGCTCGATCCTCTCGGCCGCACGGGATCGCGGCGGGGCGTCGGGCACGGTGGACGTGACGGCCCGCTCGCTGTCGGCGGCCTTCGATCGTGCGGAGCGCGACGGTCGAGTCCCGACGATCACCGAGGTCAAGCCGACGAGTCCGACCACGGCGGGGCGACACGACGGCGACCCGGTCGAACTTGCGACGGCGATGGTCGAGCACGGCGCGGCGGCACTGTCGGTGCTGACCGAACCCGAGCACTTCGGGGGGTCGCCAGAGACCCTCTGCCGGGTCCGGGAGGCCGTCGACGTGCCCGTCCTCCGGAAGGACTTCATCCTCTACGAGGAACAACTCGACGTCGTCGAAGCCGATCTCGTCCTCCTCATCGTCCGGTTTCTCGAGGAAGCGGGGACGGACGACCTCGACGACTTGATCGACGCCGCGCGCGATCGCGGGTTCCAGGTACTCGTCGAGGCCCACTCCCGGGCAGAAGTCGAGGCCGCCGTCGAGGCCGGCGCGGAGTTCGTCGGTGTGAACAACCGTGATCTCGCGAAACTCGACGTCGACCTCGAAACGTTCGAGTCGGTCGCGCCCGCAGTCGGCGACGACGTGACGCTGATCGCCGAGAGCGGGATCGAGACACCGGCGGACGTCCGGCGGATGCGCGCGGCCGGCGCGGACGGGCTGTTGATCGGTTCGGCGATCATGGACGGCGACGTGGCGGCGAACACGCAAGCACTTACCACACCGACGGAGACACACAACCAATGA
- a CDS encoding PIN domain-containing protein, which translates to MYLDLDVILAELKDDDWLSSAVDLTSIDAPKTSVATGIELQYVMEDDWDRSRVVWAHEEIADRNIELVPLTAEALDAAGQLRSQYESVNVFDGVHLGSARVLEEPIVSTDTLFPEIDSVEHVDPRALE; encoded by the coding sequence GTGTATCTTGATCTCGACGTTATCCTCGCCGAGTTGAAGGACGACGACTGGCTTTCGAGTGCAGTCGATCTCACGTCGATCGACGCCCCGAAGACGTCGGTCGCGACAGGTATCGAGCTACAGTACGTGATGGAGGACGACTGGGACCGGAGCCGGGTCGTGTGGGCGCACGAGGAGATCGCCGATCGAAATATCGAACTTGTTCCGCTCACGGCCGAGGCACTCGACGCTGCGGGGCAGCTCCGTTCGCAGTACGAATCAGTAAACGTTTTCGACGGCGTTCATCTCGGGAGTGCCCGCGTGCTCGAGGAACCGATCGTCTCGACGGACACGCTGTTCCCGGAGATCGACAGTGTCGAACACGTCGATCCGCGCGCCCTCGAGTGA